A genomic window from Streptomyces sp. MST-110588 includes:
- a CDS encoding TauD/TfdA family dioxygenase, with translation MAHSLTADVKVTRLTGTIGAEIGGVDAGGPLGDETVARIRQALNEHKVVFLRGQDLDYQRQVAFARNFGDLTLGHPIYDAPSDQPHLREMDSRHGTRANHWHTDLTFIQRPPAYAFLHGKVIPPVGGDTIWANTVTAYQSLPEELRDLADRLRIVHSNDCDFTDDTYAHRAENGDQDDYISTPYETAHPAVRVHPQTGERALMLGGFARRVVGYGPQASRDLIRVLQEYVTRPEQTVRWKWRAGDLVIWDNQATQHYAVYDYGSEYRRGERVTVAGPVPVGVDGRPSTVLRGDTSSYSTGSAPDSGEAA, from the coding sequence ATGGCCCATTCCCTCACGGCCGACGTCAAGGTCACCCGGCTGACCGGCACCATCGGTGCCGAGATCGGCGGTGTGGACGCCGGCGGCCCGCTCGGCGACGAGACCGTCGCCCGCATCCGGCAGGCCCTGAACGAGCACAAGGTGGTGTTCCTGCGCGGCCAGGACCTCGACTATCAGCGTCAGGTCGCCTTCGCCCGGAACTTCGGTGACCTCACGCTCGGACACCCCATCTACGACGCGCCGTCCGACCAGCCGCACCTACGCGAGATGGACTCGCGCCACGGCACCCGCGCGAACCACTGGCACACCGACCTGACGTTCATCCAACGGCCGCCGGCCTACGCGTTCCTGCACGGCAAGGTCATCCCCCCGGTGGGCGGCGACACCATCTGGGCGAACACCGTGACCGCCTACCAGTCCCTGCCCGAGGAGCTGCGGGACCTGGCCGACCGGCTGCGCATCGTGCACAGCAACGACTGCGACTTCACCGACGACACCTATGCGCACCGCGCGGAGAACGGCGACCAGGACGACTACATCTCCACCCCCTACGAGACGGCGCACCCCGCCGTCCGCGTACATCCGCAGACCGGCGAACGGGCGCTGATGCTGGGCGGCTTCGCCCGCCGGGTGGTGGGTTACGGACCGCAGGCCTCCCGCGACCTGATCCGGGTGCTCCAGGAGTACGTGACCCGGCCGGAGCAGACCGTGCGCTGGAAGTGGCGGGCCGGCGACCTGGTGATCTGGGACAACCAGGCGACCCAGCACTACGCGGTCTACGACTACGGGAGCGAGTACCGCCGCGGCGAGCGGGTCACGGTCGCCGGCCCGGTCCCGGTCGGCGTCGACGGCCGCCCGAGCACGGTGCTGCGCGGCGACACCTCGTCGTACAGCACCGGGTCCGCACCGGACAGCGGCGAGGCCGCCTGA
- a CDS encoding amino acid adenylation domain-containing protein, protein MRPEPSWTAQGPCTPLDEGLHETVARTARARPGAPALIADRQVTTYAELDATADAWAADLAARGVRPGDFVPVLLPRSTELVTALLAVLKTGAAYALLDPAWPARRLHEVIQDLAPPLLVTGAPAAPFPASGAQGSTGPRPPVWTPPAKTATAPPHFRPVGVSGTDPACVFFTSGTTGRPKGVVSPHRATARLFPPDGPDGFVPFGAGTVMPLAAPVPWDAFSLELWAVLLHGGTSLIVQEPYLTPQFLREGVRRYGANTAWLTSSLFNMTVDEDVAAFDGLRHVVIGGERVSPAHAGRFLRRHPRTALINGYGPVESTVFATTHRITPADCAHPDGIPLGRPVARTQVYVLDGDRPCAVDEPGEICVAGDGLALRYLGDAALTDAKFVTVRVDGKDRRVYRTGDLGHWGADGLLRFRGRADRQVKIRGHRIEPAEVERQVVRLLPAVRDCRVLARRDAEGTAQELVAFCVPVRRQDPLRDALPALCDALVPYQRPAALVSVDAFPVTAQGKLDERALLALAPPAAPGPRPAGTPPVQGAREELGGLDRTTRAVAETFAAVLGRTAVPLDAPFDRLGGGSLAAGRVCARLAARLGRPVPVSRLYAHPTVTALAGWLRTTGRPAARRPAPLADVPLTSMQLVYLTRHLLDPADPASHCLLTWVIEGRPDRAALQAAISAVHRRHEPLRAAYVPDPRPVAFTVDIEPPPLEVLGARPTVEAALQALRAELAGPLEPTAGEVWRTALVPVGTSDVTVLGCVVHHIAFDGWSESVLAEDLAAAYNSASGGPRTTPPPPPTLAQAHLIRTEHLEQAGLDGHREHLRGELTGVPALRWPAGPDRPARQPAGATDRVEVILTPAAVAAADALAAEAGVTRFTVLLTHWARSLAEATGQRDFALGVPVAQRFGTGLERAVGCHITMVCVRLRGPALEGGVRGVRETGRLVARAFAAQDVPFGEVLDLADAPRTHRPPLFQALFALQDNAPPRLALTGLRTTFLRRPYLGLPLELHAELWPEEGGGLRLEVAFRTQAVSRTTAEECAKRFADHLHTTLSGVPS, encoded by the coding sequence GTGCGACCAGAACCGAGTTGGACCGCGCAAGGACCGTGCACGCCGCTCGACGAAGGGCTGCACGAGACGGTCGCACGGACGGCACGGGCCCGCCCCGGTGCCCCCGCCCTCATAGCGGACCGTCAGGTGACGACGTACGCCGAGCTGGACGCCACCGCCGACGCCTGGGCCGCTGACCTCGCCGCGCGCGGAGTGCGCCCCGGCGACTTCGTACCGGTCCTGCTGCCCAGGAGCACCGAGCTGGTCACCGCGCTGCTGGCGGTGCTCAAGACCGGCGCCGCCTACGCCCTGTTGGACCCCGCCTGGCCCGCCCGCCGCCTCCACGAGGTGATCCAGGACCTCGCCCCGCCCCTGCTGGTCACCGGCGCGCCCGCCGCACCTTTCCCGGCATCCGGGGCACAGGGTTCCACGGGTCCGCGACCGCCGGTGTGGACTCCCCCGGCCAAGACGGCCACCGCGCCCCCTCACTTCCGGCCCGTCGGCGTCAGCGGCACCGATCCCGCCTGTGTCTTCTTCACCTCCGGCACCACCGGCCGGCCCAAGGGCGTGGTGAGTCCCCACCGGGCGACAGCACGCCTGTTCCCGCCGGACGGCCCGGACGGCTTCGTGCCGTTCGGCGCCGGCACCGTCATGCCGCTGGCCGCGCCCGTCCCCTGGGACGCCTTCTCGCTGGAACTGTGGGCCGTGCTGCTCCACGGCGGCACCTCACTGATCGTCCAGGAGCCCTACCTGACCCCCCAGTTCCTGCGCGAGGGGGTGCGCCGGTACGGGGCGAACACGGCCTGGCTCACCAGCAGCCTGTTCAACATGACCGTGGACGAGGACGTGGCCGCCTTCGACGGCCTGCGGCACGTCGTCATCGGCGGCGAACGGGTCTCACCCGCCCACGCCGGCCGCTTTCTGCGCCGGCACCCCCGAACCGCGCTCATCAACGGCTACGGTCCGGTCGAGAGCACCGTCTTCGCCACCACCCACCGCATCACCCCCGCCGACTGCGCCCACCCCGACGGCATCCCGCTGGGCCGGCCGGTCGCCCGCACCCAGGTGTACGTCCTGGACGGCGACCGCCCGTGCGCGGTGGACGAGCCCGGGGAGATCTGCGTCGCCGGCGACGGGCTGGCCCTGCGCTATCTGGGGGACGCGGCCCTCACGGACGCGAAGTTCGTCACCGTACGCGTGGACGGCAAGGACCGGCGCGTCTACCGGACCGGCGACCTGGGCCATTGGGGGGCGGACGGTCTGCTGCGTTTCCGGGGCCGCGCCGACCGGCAGGTCAAGATCCGCGGGCACCGGATCGAGCCCGCCGAGGTCGAGCGCCAGGTGGTGCGGCTGCTGCCCGCCGTACGGGACTGCCGGGTGCTGGCCCGTCGTGACGCGGAAGGAACCGCCCAGGAGCTGGTCGCCTTCTGCGTACCGGTCCGGCGGCAGGACCCGCTGCGCGACGCGCTGCCCGCGCTGTGCGACGCCCTGGTCCCCTACCAGCGTCCCGCCGCACTGGTCAGCGTGGACGCCTTCCCCGTCACCGCGCAGGGCAAGCTGGACGAGCGTGCCCTGCTCGCCCTGGCACCGCCCGCCGCGCCCGGCCCGCGTCCCGCCGGGACACCGCCGGTCCAAGGCGCCCGGGAAGAGCTGGGCGGCCTGGACCGGACCACCCGGGCGGTGGCGGAGACCTTCGCCGCGGTGCTCGGCCGTACCGCTGTCCCGCTCGACGCCCCCTTCGACCGGCTCGGCGGCGGCTCGCTCGCGGCGGGCCGGGTCTGTGCCCGGCTCGCCGCCCGGCTCGGCCGGCCCGTACCGGTCTCCCGGCTGTACGCGCACCCGACGGTCACCGCACTCGCCGGCTGGCTGCGGACCACCGGCCGCCCGGCCGCCCGCCGCCCCGCCCCCCTCGCCGACGTACCGCTGACGTCCATGCAACTGGTGTACCTCACCCGGCATCTGCTCGACCCCGCCGACCCGGCCTCGCACTGCCTGCTTACCTGGGTCATCGAGGGCCGGCCGGACCGGGCGGCGCTCCAGGCGGCGATCAGCGCGGTCCACCGCCGGCACGAACCGCTGCGCGCCGCCTACGTCCCCGACCCGCGCCCGGTCGCCTTCACCGTGGACATCGAGCCTCCCCCGTTGGAAGTCCTGGGCGCCCGCCCGACGGTGGAGGCGGCCCTCCAGGCGCTCCGGGCCGAACTGGCCGGCCCCCTGGAGCCGACCGCGGGCGAGGTGTGGCGTACGGCGCTGGTCCCCGTCGGCACCTCGGACGTCACCGTCCTGGGCTGCGTGGTGCACCACATCGCCTTCGACGGCTGGTCGGAGTCCGTTCTAGCCGAGGACCTCGCGGCGGCCTACAACTCCGCCTCGGGCGGGCCGCGCACCACACCGCCGCCGCCTCCCACACTGGCGCAGGCGCATCTGATCCGTACCGAGCACCTGGAACAGGCCGGCCTCGACGGTCATCGCGAGCACCTGCGCGGCGAGCTCACCGGCGTACCCGCCCTGCGCTGGCCGGCGGGGCCGGACCGGCCGGCGCGGCAGCCGGCCGGCGCCACCGACCGGGTCGAGGTGATCCTCACGCCGGCCGCCGTGGCCGCGGCCGACGCGCTGGCCGCCGAAGCGGGGGTGACCCGGTTCACCGTCCTGCTGACCCACTGGGCGCGCAGCCTGGCCGAGGCCACCGGACAACGGGATTTCGCGCTGGGCGTGCCGGTGGCGCAGCGCTTCGGCACCGGCCTGGAGCGGGCCGTGGGCTGCCACATCACCATGGTCTGCGTCCGGTTGCGCGGCCCGGCCCTGGAAGGCGGCGTCCGCGGCGTACGGGAGACCGGCCGCCTGGTCGCCCGGGCCTTCGCCGCCCAGGACGTGCCCTTCGGCGAGGTCCTGGACCTGGCGGACGCGCCGCGCACCCACCGGCCGCCGCTCTTCCAGGCGCTCTTCGCCCTCCAGGACAACGCGCCGCCACGGCTGGCTCTCACCGGGCTGCGGACCACCTTCCTGCGCCGGCCCTATCTCGGTCTGCCGCTGGAGCTGCACGCCGAGCTGTGGCCCGAAGAGGGCGGCGGGCTGCGGCTGGAGGTCGCCTTCAGGACACAGGCCGTCTCCCGTACCACCGCCGAGGAGTGCGCCAAACGCTTCGCGGACCATCTGCACACCACCCTGTCAGGAGTCCCCTCATGA
- a CDS encoding cytochrome P450, which yields MTAPAVLPTRLTDPELHATGDPHALWRRMRRHDPVSWQPPTELPGFWSLTRYEDIRAVYRDPGTFSSARGVLLRPSKLGEDPGGGLTLALSDPPRHKQLRALMADWFSTRAVRGLEEYIGAATRTVLRRAVERGECEAVHDIAGRLSMYVIGHIIGLPPQDHELLFRWTDEAFEAGVSLAAHQDLMRYFIDLMDRRTAQPTDDLLSSLVTGTADGEPLTEEEILFNLENLVGATENGRLALAGGLLAFLEHPAQWQRLRRERDLMPSAVEEVLRWTSSATHSMRTATRPTVIRGRRIEAGDRVVLWVPSGNRDEDVFQDPYRFDIARQPNRHLALASGEHFCIGSTLARAEMRILFGQLLDEVGAVERSGPVVRLRSIAVGGPHTLPIRIGARRTPATRG from the coding sequence ATGACGGCACCCGCCGTGCTGCCCACCCGCCTCACCGATCCCGAACTGCACGCCACCGGTGACCCGCACGCGCTGTGGCGCCGGATGCGCCGGCACGATCCGGTGTCCTGGCAGCCGCCCACCGAACTGCCCGGATTCTGGTCGCTGACCCGCTACGAGGACATCCGTGCCGTCTACCGCGACCCCGGGACGTTCAGCTCCGCGCGCGGGGTGCTGCTGCGCCCGTCCAAGCTCGGCGAGGACCCCGGCGGCGGCCTCACCCTCGCGCTGAGCGACCCGCCGCGCCACAAACAGCTCCGCGCACTGATGGCGGACTGGTTCAGCACCCGTGCCGTCCGCGGCCTGGAGGAGTACATCGGTGCCGCCACGCGTACGGTGCTGCGGCGGGCGGTCGAGCGCGGTGAGTGCGAGGCGGTGCACGACATCGCGGGCCGGCTGTCCATGTACGTCATCGGGCACATCATCGGCCTGCCGCCGCAAGACCACGAACTGCTCTTCCGGTGGACCGACGAGGCGTTCGAGGCCGGTGTCTCGCTGGCCGCCCACCAGGACCTGATGCGGTACTTCATCGACCTGATGGACCGGCGGACGGCACAACCCACGGACGACCTGCTCAGTTCCCTGGTGACCGGCACCGCGGACGGTGAGCCGCTGACCGAGGAGGAGATCCTTTTCAACCTGGAGAACCTGGTCGGCGCCACGGAGAACGGGCGGCTGGCGCTGGCCGGCGGGCTGCTCGCCTTCCTGGAGCACCCCGCCCAGTGGCAGCGGCTGCGCCGGGAGCGGGACCTGATGCCCTCGGCGGTGGAGGAGGTCCTGCGCTGGACGTCCAGCGCCACGCACAGCATGCGGACCGCCACCCGGCCCACGGTCATCCGGGGCCGGCGCATCGAGGCGGGTGACCGGGTGGTGCTGTGGGTGCCCTCGGGCAACCGTGACGAGGACGTCTTCCAGGACCCGTACCGGTTCGACATCGCCCGGCAGCCCAACCGGCACCTGGCGCTCGCCTCCGGTGAGCACTTCTGCATCGGCAGCACGCTGGCCCGCGCCGAGATGCGGATCCTGTTCGGCCAGCTCCTGGACGAGGTGGGCGCCGTCGAGCGCAGCGGCCCCGTCGTACGGCTGCGCTCCATCGCCGTCGGCGGTCCGCACACCCTGCCGATCCGTATCGGGGCGCGCCGGACGCCGGCCACCCGCGGTTAA
- a CDS encoding type I polyketide synthase, producing the protein MTRDRSLDVAVTGVAARFPGAGDLSAWWSALKAGRVLTRRYERRELADAGVAASLLDDPDFVPVHGHLADADRFDNTLFRVSPRDAEMMDPQHRLMLEVTWSALEDAGIPPLGPAPVTGVYASASGSGYLRAMLANGGLDPLTLEDALHGAEPDFMAGLVSYKIGLTGPAVAVQTACSSSLVAVHTAVQALLNGDCDQAVVVAAGMAFPQAGHLHVPGGVHSASGHCRPFDERADGVVAGSGAACVVLRRLEDALADGPEPYGVILGTAVNNDGAAKAGYYAPSVGGQEAVIRAALRAADVTGESIGYLETHGTGTRVGDPIEWSAASAALAGTGARPGQVAVGAVKANVGHLDNAAGLAALIKTLLVVRDGVIPPVAAFTRSNPLLETDGSPLYVPTREQPWTGPGPRRAGVSSFGIGGTNAHVVLEQPPAGTGPGARTDAGGHDAAYDGREPVGRTVLLSAAGPEALTRAAARLSAHLAQRPAPLADVAFTLAAGRAELPERLAVSGRTTAEVADRLATGSGVVRASRPAAGPAPALFLFPGQGTQFPGMGLPFAQALPGFADALESCLGAFGPAMAVRLRAALLDPAFPEAELTATELAQPALFALEYAAAGALSALGVAPAAVAGHSLGEITAACAAGVLALPDAARFVVARGRAMQDCPPGAMLVLGCAEDHARELLAAFGPGLELAAVNTPDSCVAAGTADAVEAFRERVGNRVHTRRMRGDRAFHSALVEPALPALAAALAGTVTSRPVLPFAANTTGRIVPAGTPVATEMFVEQARGTVRFLEAARALAEHFPGALAVEIGPGRALTAMADAAGLTAVPLSPSRTAHPAGELLTALGALWTHGQPVEPTALSGPGRRTHLPGYAFAGPRWLAPEAAGTAGAATREAAAVSAGAEDRPAADAPTAAPAPPPDAPSLVAGLWAELLGHGELTEDADFFALGGDSLLITHLARRIRTASGVQVPVRDMLLARTLGRQTAIVAGLLAQTEPTGPESAGPEPTGQDPAGPESARTGRTPVPADA; encoded by the coding sequence ATGACCCGTGATCGATCTCTGGACGTCGCCGTCACCGGCGTCGCCGCCCGGTTCCCCGGCGCCGGCGACCTCAGCGCGTGGTGGTCGGCCCTCAAGGCCGGACGCGTGCTGACCAGACGGTACGAACGGCGGGAGCTGGCCGACGCGGGAGTGGCCGCGAGCCTGCTGGACGACCCCGATTTCGTGCCCGTGCACGGGCACCTGGCGGACGCCGACCGGTTCGACAACACCCTCTTCCGGGTCAGCCCCCGCGACGCGGAGATGATGGACCCGCAGCACCGGCTGATGCTGGAGGTCACCTGGTCCGCCCTGGAGGACGCCGGAATCCCGCCGCTGGGCCCCGCACCCGTCACCGGTGTGTACGCCTCGGCCAGCGGCAGCGGCTATCTGCGCGCCATGCTGGCCAACGGCGGGCTGGACCCGCTGACCCTCGAAGACGCGCTGCACGGCGCCGAACCGGACTTCATGGCCGGCCTGGTGTCGTACAAGATCGGGCTGACCGGGCCCGCCGTGGCCGTGCAGACCGCCTGCTCCTCCTCCCTGGTCGCCGTCCACACCGCGGTCCAGGCACTGCTGAACGGCGACTGCGACCAGGCGGTCGTCGTCGCCGCGGGCATGGCCTTCCCCCAGGCGGGGCACCTCCACGTGCCGGGCGGTGTGCACTCCGCCTCGGGCCACTGCCGCCCGTTCGACGAGCGCGCCGACGGCGTGGTCGCCGGGTCCGGTGCGGCATGCGTGGTACTGCGGCGCCTGGAGGACGCCCTGGCCGACGGCCCCGAGCCGTACGGTGTCATCCTGGGCACCGCGGTCAACAACGACGGCGCGGCCAAGGCCGGTTACTACGCCCCGTCCGTCGGCGGGCAGGAGGCCGTGATCCGGGCGGCGCTGCGGGCCGCGGACGTCACCGGCGAGAGCATCGGCTACCTGGAGACGCACGGCACCGGAACCCGGGTCGGGGACCCCATCGAATGGTCCGCGGCCTCGGCCGCGCTGGCCGGTACCGGCGCCCGGCCGGGACAGGTGGCGGTGGGAGCGGTCAAGGCCAACGTCGGCCACCTGGACAATGCCGCGGGACTGGCGGCCCTGATCAAGACGCTGCTGGTGGTGCGGGACGGGGTGATTCCGCCGGTGGCCGCCTTCACCCGCAGCAACCCGCTGCTGGAGACGGACGGTTCGCCGCTGTACGTCCCCACCCGCGAGCAGCCGTGGACCGGCCCCGGACCCCGGCGGGCGGGTGTCAGCTCCTTCGGCATCGGCGGCACCAACGCGCATGTGGTCCTCGAACAGCCGCCGGCCGGTACCGGGCCCGGCGCCCGGACGGACGCCGGCGGGCACGACGCCGCGTACGACGGCCGGGAGCCCGTCGGCCGTACCGTCCTGCTGTCCGCCGCCGGCCCCGAAGCCCTCACGCGCGCCGCCGCCCGGCTGAGCGCCCACCTGGCGCAGCGGCCGGCCCCGCTCGCCGACGTCGCCTTCACCCTCGCCGCCGGGCGGGCCGAACTGCCCGAACGTCTGGCCGTCAGCGGGCGGACCACCGCCGAGGTGGCCGACCGTCTCGCGACCGGGTCCGGCGTGGTACGCGCGAGCCGGCCCGCCGCGGGACCGGCGCCCGCCCTCTTCCTCTTCCCCGGCCAGGGCACGCAGTTCCCCGGCATGGGCCTGCCTTTCGCCCAGGCCCTGCCCGGTTTCGCCGACGCCCTGGAAAGCTGCCTCGGTGCCTTCGGACCCGCCATGGCCGTACGGCTGCGTGCCGCGCTGTTGGACCCCGCCTTCCCCGAGGCGGAACTGACGGCGACCGAACTGGCCCAGCCTGCCCTGTTCGCCCTGGAGTACGCGGCGGCCGGTGCCCTGTCCGCGCTGGGTGTCGCCCCCGCCGCCGTGGCGGGGCACAGCCTCGGTGAGATCACCGCCGCCTGTGCCGCGGGGGTCCTCGCCCTCCCCGACGCGGCACGGTTCGTCGTGGCCCGGGGGCGCGCCATGCAGGACTGCCCGCCCGGCGCCATGCTCGTACTGGGCTGTGCGGAGGACCACGCCCGGGAGCTGCTGGCCGCCTTCGGCCCCGGCCTCGAACTGGCCGCCGTCAACACCCCGGACAGTTGTGTGGCGGCCGGGACGGCCGACGCCGTCGAGGCGTTCCGGGAGCGGGTCGGCAACCGGGTCCACACCCGCCGGATGCGCGGCGACCGGGCCTTCCACTCGGCGCTCGTCGAACCCGCCCTGCCGGCTCTGGCCGCGGCCCTGGCCGGGACGGTCACGAGCCGCCCCGTACTGCCGTTCGCGGCGAACACCACGGGCCGGATCGTGCCGGCCGGCACGCCCGTGGCCACGGAGATGTTCGTCGAGCAGGCCCGCGGCACGGTGCGCTTCCTCGAAGCCGCCCGGGCCCTCGCCGAGCACTTCCCGGGCGCCCTGGCCGTCGAGATCGGGCCGGGCCGGGCGCTGACGGCGATGGCCGACGCCGCCGGCCTGACCGCCGTACCACTGTCCCCGTCCCGTACCGCGCACCCCGCCGGTGAACTGCTGACCGCGCTGGGGGCGTTGTGGACGCACGGACAGCCCGTCGAGCCGACGGCACTCAGCGGCCCGGGGCGGCGGACGCATCTGCCGGGTTACGCCTTCGCCGGGCCCCGGTGGCTGGCGCCGGAGGCGGCCGGGACGGCCGGCGCCGCCACCCGCGAAGCCGCCGCCGTTTCGGCCGGGGCCGAAGACCGGCCCGCGGCGGACGCTCCCACGGCTGCCCCGGCACCCCCGCCCGACGCACCGTCCCTGGTGGCGGGCCTGTGGGCGGAACTCCTGGGCCACGGCGAACTCACCGAGGACGCCGACTTCTTCGCGCTGGGCGGGGACTCCCTGCTCATCACCCACCTCGCCCGCAGAATCCGTACGGCATCGGGGGTCCAGGTCCCGGTACGTGACATGCTGCTCGCCCGGACGCTGGGCCGGCAGACCGCCATCGTCGCAGGGCTGTTGGCCCAGACGGAGCCGACAGGGCCGGAATCGGCAGGGCCGGAGCCGACAGGGCAGGACCCGGCAGGGCCGGAGTCGGCACGGACGGGCCGTACGCCGGTGCCGGCCGACGCGTGA
- a CDS encoding ABC transporter ATP-binding protein yields the protein MTGVTRVTRELRRRSQRWLTIMKLLRHVPARTLMPTLLLNVLLGLLPLGFVVAMSVLLQRVPAAVGGQGGAAWTSLLAVLAVAGAAFGAQQALVPFQAAAGELVMRHVDRNCRGLLMHAALTDAPARALDDQRLLDRLDAAREAFDRTSASPGDAAAGALALVARYCQLTGAVALVGCALSPLAAAVIGTTALVIRFGQRGSLGAFGDFYDSLAGEKRKVNYVKHLASGPHAAKEIRLLGLIDWLRDRHRAEDMRYLTTMWRGRRRLLGRPFAVVSTVGLIGAATVMSLLAIAGTHDELSLLQLGIALQAVLILMRFGVYFPECDVQTQYGSLAYRSLLAFRDGARTLPALAPGRSLPAEDLPRQAIRFHDVSFRYRPQDRAVLDGLDLELPAGTSTAVVGLNGAGKTTLVKLLTRLYDPTGGRITVDGRDLTDIDAPDWHRRLAVIFQDYVRYELSAADNIAMGAPQDRATDQALRAAARRAGAEDILHSLPQGPATVLSRQYRGGRDLSGGQWQRIGLARALHAVHCGASVMVLDEPTAQLDVRAEVAFFDRFLDITRGLTTVIISHRFSTVRRADQIVVLEHGRVAERGTHDELVAAGGRYATLFRLQAERFAERAQPPAPRSTTDVAS from the coding sequence GTGACCGGCGTGACCCGCGTGACCCGCGAGCTGCGGCGGCGCTCGCAACGCTGGCTGACCATCATGAAACTGCTGCGTCACGTGCCCGCGCGCACGCTGATGCCGACCCTGCTGCTCAACGTGCTGCTCGGACTGCTGCCCCTGGGCTTCGTCGTCGCCATGAGCGTCCTGCTCCAGCGGGTGCCCGCCGCGGTCGGCGGCCAGGGCGGCGCCGCCTGGACGTCCCTGCTGGCCGTACTGGCCGTGGCGGGCGCGGCCTTCGGCGCCCAGCAGGCCCTGGTCCCCTTCCAGGCCGCCGCCGGTGAGCTGGTCATGCGGCACGTCGACCGGAACTGCCGGGGCCTGCTGATGCACGCCGCGCTGACGGACGCGCCCGCGCGGGCGCTGGACGACCAGCGGCTGCTGGACCGTCTGGACGCCGCCCGGGAAGCCTTCGACCGTACCTCCGCCTCGCCCGGCGACGCCGCGGCCGGAGCCCTGGCCCTGGTCGCCCGGTACTGCCAACTGACCGGCGCCGTCGCCCTGGTGGGCTGCGCGCTCTCCCCCCTGGCCGCCGCCGTGATCGGTACGACGGCCCTGGTGATCCGCTTCGGCCAGCGCGGCTCACTGGGGGCGTTCGGTGACTTCTACGACAGCCTCGCCGGTGAGAAGCGAAAGGTGAACTACGTCAAACACCTCGCCTCCGGCCCGCACGCGGCCAAGGAGATCCGCCTCCTCGGGCTGATCGACTGGCTGCGCGACCGGCACCGCGCCGAGGACATGCGGTACCTGACCACCATGTGGCGCGGCCGGCGACGGCTGCTGGGACGGCCGTTCGCCGTGGTCTCCACGGTCGGGCTCATCGGCGCGGCCACCGTCATGAGCCTGCTGGCGATCGCCGGCACCCACGACGAGCTGAGCCTGCTCCAACTGGGCATCGCACTCCAGGCCGTACTGATCCTCATGCGCTTCGGGGTCTACTTCCCCGAGTGCGACGTACAGACCCAGTACGGCTCCCTCGCCTACCGGTCGCTGCTGGCCTTCCGCGACGGCGCCCGGACCCTGCCGGCCCTGGCGCCGGGCCGCTCCCTGCCCGCCGAGGACCTGCCGCGGCAGGCCATCCGCTTCCACGACGTGAGCTTCCGCTACCGGCCCCAGGACCGGGCGGTCCTGGACGGACTCGACCTGGAACTGCCCGCCGGCACCTCCACGGCCGTGGTCGGGCTCAACGGCGCCGGCAAGACCACCCTGGTCAAGCTGCTGACCCGGCTCTACGACCCGACCGGGGGCCGGATCACGGTCGACGGCCGCGACCTCACCGACATCGACGCGCCCGACTGGCACCGCCGGCTCGCCGTGATCTTCCAGGACTACGTCCGCTACGAACTCAGCGCCGCCGACAACATCGCCATGGGAGCCCCACAGGACCGGGCCACGGACCAGGCCCTGCGCGCCGCCGCCCGGCGCGCCGGCGCCGAGGACATCCTTCACTCGCTGCCCCAGGGCCCGGCGACCGTGCTCTCGCGCCAGTACCGGGGCGGACGGGACCTGTCCGGCGGGCAGTGGCAGCGCATCGGGCTGGCCCGCGCCCTGCACGCGGTGCACTGCGGAGCCTCGGTGATGGTCCTGGACGAGCCCACCGCCCAGCTCGACGTCCGGGCCGAGGTCGCGTTCTTCGACCGGTTCCTGGACATCACCCGTGGCCTGACCACCGTGATCATCTCGCACCGCTTCTCGACCGTCCGCCGCGCCGACCAGATCGTCGTCCTGGAACACGGCCGGGTCGCCGAGCGCGGCACCCACGACGAACTCGTCGCGGCGGGCGGCCGGTACGCCACCTTGTTCCGCCTCCAGGCCGAACGGTTCGCCGAGCGGGCGCAGCCGCCGGCACCCCGATCCACCACGGACGTCGCCTCATGA